One Vanessa atalanta chromosome 8, ilVanAtal1.2, whole genome shotgun sequence genomic window carries:
- the LOC125065926 gene encoding ecdysone oxidase-like translates to MEGKRPKKTWLECVKTSSHTPARYERVNTVNTCTSTTGAAYQLFASAINFLSATQCIIPERQRHYAGDHETYDFIIIGGGSAGSVVASRLSEIKKWNILLLEAGSEPPIESDIPYLGQYLFQSKYDWQYYTQNDGVKHQALKTGSVYWPRGKMLGGCSSMNGMTYVRGRDCDFQAWENAGNPNWSPENVNFYFKKAESLQDTELIKDPDIRDTYGYDGPQVINTFNITYREITEKVLESWDYIGFKRVADINAYGFNGLGISGVLKSTAANGRRYSTYRSYLDPNRKRKNLKIVTNAFVTKILITGNSHAYGVEVDIMKQKKTFYANFEVILSAGSVNTPQLLMLSGIGPADHLLSKNISCIVNLPAVGRNLHDHSLIPIAIYGDEPGQENEEEKLFEVAKYIDIRDLEATVDGIKMLTEIVNTPYFKSINAFVQRINIPQCNKYDFKSDSYWQCYAINTCSTVYHPVGTAKMGPNPRDSVVNNFLKVYGVKRLRVIDASIMPSITSGNTNAPTIMIGEMGSDMIKAEYARCSGDLDKTTGRSWMRVAEERPQWRAMG, encoded by the exons caATACCGTGAATACTTGTACCTCTACAACAGGAGCGGCGTATCAGCTATTTGCATCGGCGATAAATTTTCTATCAGCAACTCAATGTATAATACCAGAAAGACAACGTCATTATGCCGGAG ATCACGAGACCTACGATTTTATCATCATCGGTGGGGGTTCAGCTGGTAGTGTGGTAGCCAGTCGActcagtgaaataaaaaaatggaatatattGCTCCTCGAAGCTGGATCTGAACCTCCGATTGAATCTGAT ATACCATATTTGGGACAATATCTTTTCCAATCAAAATATGATTGGCAATATTACACTCAAAATGATGGCGTAAAGCATCAAGCACTCAAAACCGGTTCTGTTTATTGGCCTCGTGGAAAAATGCTCGGTGGATGTAGTTCAATGAATGGAATGACATATGTCAGAGGAAGAGATTGTGACTTTCAAGCTTGGGAAAATGCGGGAAATCCAAATTGGAGTCcagaaaatgtaaatttttattttaaaaaggcaGAAAGTTTGCAAGATACTGAACTAATAAAAGATCCTGATATAAGAGATACCTATGGTTACGATGGTCCACaagtaattaatacttttaacatCACATACAGGGAAATTACTGAAAAGGTTTTAGAATCTTGGGATTACATAGGTTTTAAGCGCGTGGCAGATATTAATGCATATGGATTCAATGGGCTAGGAATATCAGGTGTTTTAAAATCAACAGCTGCAAATGGTCGTAGATATAGTACTTACAGATCATATTTGGATCCCAATAGAaagagaaaaaatttaaaaattgtcacAAATGCATttgtaactaaaattttaattactggcAACAGTCACGCATATGGAGTTGAAGTcgatattatgaaacaaaagaaaacattttatgcGAACTTTGAAGTAATATTAAGTGCAGGATCAGTGAATACTCCACAGTTATTAATGTTATCCGGTATTGGTCCCGCAGATCACTTACTGTCTAAAAACATTTCATGTATTGTCAATTTGCCAGCAGTTGGAAGGAATTTACATGATCATAGTTTAATTCCTATCGCAATTTACGGCGATGAACCAGGACAGGAAAACGAAGaagaaaaattatttgaagtagcaaaatatat CGACATTAGAGATCTAGAAGCGACAGTTGATGGAATAAAAATGCTCACCGAGATAGTGAACACTccatattttaaatctataaacgCTTTTGtacaaagaataaatatacCTCAGtgcaataaatatgattttaaaagtgattcTTATTGGCAATGCTATGCAATAAACACGTGTAGTACTGTATACCATCCAGTTGGGACGGCAAAAATGGGACCAAATCCAAGGGATTCGGtcgttaataactttttaaaagtttatggAGTTAAGAGATTACGTGTTATAGATGCTAGTATAATGCCTTCAATTACTAGTGGAAATACTAATGCTCCAACTATAATGATTGGCGAAATGGGTTCTGATATGATTAAAGCAGAATAT